A single window of Salminus brasiliensis chromosome 18, fSalBra1.hap2, whole genome shotgun sequence DNA harbors:
- the adra1ba gene encoding alpha-1A adrenergic receptor, with protein MNSDMDDAWNIWNNDSGKLYREVPSHAPQNISNWTAGNASESAPFSLARAVPLAVVLGAFIVFAIVGNILVILSVVCNRHLRIPTNYFIINLAMADLLLGTTVLPVSATLEILNYWVFGRIFCDIWAAVDVLCCTASIMSLCVISIDRYIGVRYPLQYPSIVTEKRALLAMLGVWVLAIVISIGPLLGWKEPPSDDDTICPITEEPFYALFSSLGSFYIPLAVILAMYCRVYIVAKRTTRNLEAGVMKERMDSSELTLRIHCKGAQAQEECGGAGKGTIRSSLTVKLLKFSREKKAAKTLGVVVGMFILCWLPFFLALPIGSFNANLRPPETFFKVIFWLGYFNSCLNPIIYPCYSREFKQAFIRILRCQCQQRKRQSWRSYNYRSHMGPTNPSYNDNSSVCMNGSQQTLASVQPSPRFFSRGSGSHRAEGLLPGWGPCASSSSSDCPRHFPSQFRSSLATVCQTENKSSKMTVLFPGGPLAKGPLHGNVQNGREDLEQGPNTRPAPETVM; from the exons ATGAATTCCGATATGGATGATGCCTGGAACATCTGGAATAATGACTCGGGGAAGCTGTACAGAGAAGTGCCCTCGCACGCGCCGCAAAACATATCCAACTGGACGGCAGGGAACGCGTCCGAAAGTGCCCCGTTCAGCCTGGCCAGGGCAGTGCCACTGGCCGTGGTCCTGGGCGCGTTCATCGTGTTTGCCATAGTGGGCAACATCTTGGTCATCCTGTCCGTGGTGTGCAACAGGCACTTGCGCATTCCCACCAACTACTTCATTATAAATCTGGCCATGGCCGATCTACTGCTGGGCACTACCGTACTGCCAGTGTCCGCCACGCTCGAGATCCTCAACTACTGGGTGTTCGGCCGGATCTTCTGCGACATCTGGGCTGCGGTGGACGTCCTGTGCTGCACGGCGTCCATCATGAGCCTGTGTGTGATCTCCATAGACCGCTACATCGGCGTGCGCTACCCTCTGCAGTACCCCAGCATCGTGACCGAGAAGCGCGCGCTCCTCGCCATGCTGGGCGTCTGGGTGCTCGCCATCGTCATCTCCATCGGGCCCCTGCTCGGATGGAAGGAGCCTCCGTCTGACGACGACACCATCTGCCCGATAACGGAGGAGCCCTTTTACGCACTCTTCTCCTCGCTAGGTTCCTTCTACATCCCCTTAGCGGTCATCCTGGCCATGTACTGCCGCGTGTACATCGTGGCCAAACGGACCACCAGGAACCTGGAAGCGGGAGTGATGAAGGAGCGCATGGACTCCAGCGAGCTCACCCTGCGAATCCACTGTAAAGGGGCTCAGGCGCAGGAGGAGTGCGGGGGAGCGGGGAAAGGCACCATCAGGAGCTCCCTGACCGTCAAGCTGCTCAAGTTCTCCAGAGAAAAGAAAGCAGCCAAAACCCTGGGGGTCGTAGTGGGCATGTTCATCCTTTGCTGGCTGCCCTTCTTCCTTGCGCTGCCCATCG GTTCTTTTAATGCCAACCTGCGTCCCCCGGAGACTTTCTTCAAGGTGATTTTCTGGCTGGGCTACTTTAACAGTTGCTTGAACCCAATCATCTACCCTTGCTACAGCCGCGAGTTCAAGCAGGCCTTTATCCGGATCCTGCGCTGCCAGTGCCAGCAGCGGAAGCGGCAAAGCTGGAGGTCATACAACTACAGGTCACACATGGGTCCCACCAACCCATCCTACAATGACAACAGCTCTGTTTGCATGAATGGCAGTCAGCAGACGCTGGCCTCTGTGCAGCCTAGCCCACGTTTCTTCAGCAGAGGCAGTGGATCTCACAGAGCGGAGGGACTGTTACCAGGCTGGGGTCCGTgtgcctcctcctccagctcggACTGTCCAAGGCACTTCCCCAGTCAGTTCAGATCCAGCCTTGCAACTGTGTGCCAGACTGAGAACAAATCAAGCAAGATGACTGTGCTTTTCCCTGGTGGGCCACTGGCCAAAGGGCCACTGCATGGCAACGTACAGAACGGTAGAGAAGACTTAGAACAGGGACCAAATACCAGGCCTGCACCTGAAACTGTGATGTAA